The Pocillopora verrucosa isolate sample1 chromosome 2, ASM3666991v2, whole genome shotgun sequence genome has a segment encoding these proteins:
- the LOC131790755 gene encoding uncharacterized protein isoform X1 — MTHTSHWRTTRMNTKTSVILIFAAALVTTISSASGGLEEDMPYKSLLRELWRKESDMKETFDEATSMKSKRTEDCDLINQPCSVAVDCEISTCEGQPLQCYYGECGRQESYWYKR, encoded by the exons ATGACTCACACATCACATTGGAGGACCACAAG AATGAATACCAAAACGTCTGTTATCCTCATTTTCGCCGCGGCCTTGGTAACCACGATCTCTTCAGCCAGCGGAGGTTTAGAAGAGGACATGCCCTACAAAAGCCTTCTTCGTGAGCTATGGAGGAAAGAAAGTGACATGAAGGAAACTTTTGATGAG GCCACTAGCATGAAGTCGAAGAGAACCGAAGACTGCGACTTAATCAATCAACCATGCTCTGTTGCAGTGGATTGTGAGATTTCCACCTGCGAAGGCCAACCCCTTCAATGTTATTATGGTGAATGCGGAAGACAAGAAAGCTATTGGTACAAGCGATAA
- the LOC131790755 gene encoding uncharacterized protein isoform X2 produces MNTKTSVILIFAAALVTTISSASGGLEEDMPYKSLLRELWRKESDMKETFDEATSMKSKRTEDCDLINQPCSVAVDCEISTCEGQPLQCYYGECGRQESYWYKR; encoded by the exons ATGAATACCAAAACGTCTGTTATCCTCATTTTCGCCGCGGCCTTGGTAACCACGATCTCTTCAGCCAGCGGAGGTTTAGAAGAGGACATGCCCTACAAAAGCCTTCTTCGTGAGCTATGGAGGAAAGAAAGTGACATGAAGGAAACTTTTGATGAG GCCACTAGCATGAAGTCGAAGAGAACCGAAGACTGCGACTTAATCAATCAACCATGCTCTGTTGCAGTGGATTGTGAGATTTCCACCTGCGAAGGCCAACCCCTTCAATGTTATTATGGTGAATGCGGAAGACAAGAAAGCTATTGGTACAAGCGATAA